Proteins encoded together in one Myotis daubentonii chromosome 17, mMyoDau2.1, whole genome shotgun sequence window:
- the LRRC14 gene encoding leucine-rich repeat-containing protein 14 has translation MHTLVFLSTRQVLQCQPAACQALPLLPRELFPLLFKVAFMDKKTVVLRELVHTWPFPLLSFQQLLQECAHCSRALLQERPSTESMQAVILGLTARLHTPEAEAGTRSFCRKHALRVLDMTGLLDDGVEQDPGTMSMWDCTAAVARTCIAQQQGGTAEPGPGPAPVEVRVDLRVNRASYAFLREALRSGAGSPLRLCCRDLRAEDLPMRNTVALLQLLDAGCLRRVDLRFNNLGLRGLSVIIPHVARFQRLASLRLHYVHGDSRQPSVDGEDNFRYFLAQMGRFTCLRELSMGSSLLSGRLDQLLSTLQSPLESLELAFCALLPEDLRFLARSPHAVHLKKLDLSGNDLSGSQLEPFQGLLQEAAATLLHLELTECQLADAQLLATLPVLTRCARLRYLGLYGNPLSMAGLKELLRDSVAQAELRTVVHPFPVDCYEGLPWPPPASVLLEASINEEKFARVEAELHQLLLASGRAHVVWTTDIYGRLAADYFSL, from the exons ATGCACACACTTGTGTTCTTGAGCACGCGGCAGGTGCTCCAGTGCCAGCCCGCGGCctgccaggctctgcccctgctcccacgCGAGCTCTTCCCCCTGCTGTTCAAGGTGGCCTTCATGGACAAGAAGACTGTTGTGCTCCGTGAACTGGTGCACacatggcccttccccctgctcagcttccagcagctgctgcaggagTGTGCCCATTGCAGCCGGGCCCTGCTGCAGGAGCGGCCCAGCACAGAGAGCATGCAGGCTGTGATCCTGGGGCTCACAGCCCGGCTCCACACCCCAGAGGCTGAGGCTGGCACACGGTCTTTTTGCAG GAAGCACGCACTGCGGGTGCTGGACATGACGGGCCTCCTGGACGACGGTGTGGAGCAGGACCCCGGCACCATGAGCATGTGGGACTGCACAGCAGCTGTGGCCCGCACGTGCATCGCACAGCAGCAAGGCGGGACTGCGGAACCTGGGCCGGGCCCCGCTCCCGTGGAGGTGCGAGTGGACCTTCGGGTGAACCGGGCCTCGTACGCGTTCCTGCGGGAGGCCCTGCGTAGCGGCGCAGGCAGCCCGCTGCGGCTGTGCTGCCGCGACCTGCGGGCTGAGGACCTGCCCATGCGGAACACcgtggccctgctgcagctgctggaTGCGGGCTGCCTGCGCCGTGTGGACCTGCGCTTCAACAACTTGGGGCTGCGCGGCCTGTCCGTCATCATCCCTCACGTGGCCCGCTTCCAGCGCTTGGCCAGCCTGCGGCTGCACTATGTCCACGGGGACTCACGGCAGCCCTCCGTGGACGGCGAGGACAACTTCCGGTACTTCCTGGCCCAGATGGGCCGCTTCACCTGCCTGCGGGAGCTCAGCATgggctcctctctcctctcaggGCGGCTGGACCAGCTGCTCAG CACTCTGCAGAGCCCCCTGGAGAGCCTGGAGCTGGccttctgtgctctgctgccggAGGACCTGCGCTTCCTGGCACGCAGCCCCCATGCCGTCCACCTCAAGAAGTTGGACCTGAGTGGCAACGACCTGTCGGGCAGCCAGCTGGAGCCTTTCCAGGGTCTGCTGCAGGAGGCGGCGGCCACGCTGCTGCACCTCGAGCTGACTGAGTGCCAGCTTGCTGACGCCCAGCTGCTGGCCACGCTCCCCGTGTTGACCCGCTGCGCCCGCCTCCGCTACCTCGGCCTCTACGGCAACCCGCTCTCCATGGCAGGTCTGAAGGAGCTCCTGCGGGACTCAGTGGCACAGGCCGAGCTGCGCACAGTGGTGCACCCCTTCCCTGTGGACTGCTATGAGGGCCTGCCCTGGCCGCCACCTGCCTCTGTTCTGCTGGAGGCCTCCATCAATGAGGAGAAATTTGCCCGTGTGGAGGCTGAGTTGCACCAGCTGCTGCTAGCCTCGGGCCGTGCCCATGTGGTCTGGACCACGGACATCTATGGTCGCCTGGCAGCAGACTACTTCAGTTTGTGA
- the LRRC24 gene encoding leucine-rich repeat-containing protein 24 isoform X1 produces the protein MASGAPALLLLSLLCLPSLPPGSTSCPAACRCYSTTVECGALGLHVVPPGIPPGTQTLFLQDNSISCLELGILAPLAALHSLYLHNNSLRTLEPGTFHAQSRLLELALTGNQLRGLRLGAFAGLAQLRILYLAGNQLMQLLDFTFLHLPRLQELHLQENSIKLLEDQALAGLSSLALLDLSRNQLGTISHETLQPLASLQVLRLTENPWRCDCALHWLGDWLKEAGQRLLGSRDRKIVCAEPPRLALRSLLDVSGSSLICIPPAVHVEPLEVTANLGENLRVACQASGYPQPLVTWRKVAQPREGQPRAQAPPEGGVPGPGGHGASDTGSGMLFLTNITLAHAGKYECEASNAGGAARVPFQLLVNVSQQQLQGAPPPAAVGPAPLPEASSMAFRALGLATQTVIAAAIALLALTAMLLATLICRRRRRRKKAPGPPGEGALFVNDYSDGPCTSAQLEELRGERGHEMFVIDRSKPLFAEAPAQGAAPGPAQGFPLQPPAAYEIHC, from the exons ATGGCCTCCGGGGCCCCGGCACTGCTGCTGCTGTCGCTGCTCTGTCTGCCCAGTCTCCCGCCCGGATCCACCAGCTGCCCGGCTGCCTGCCGCTGCTACAGCACCACAGTGGAGTGTGGGGCCCTGGGGCTGCACGTTGTCCCGCCAGGAATCCCGCCTGGGACACAG acGCTGTTCCTGCAGGATAACAGCATCTCATGCCTGGAGCTGGGCATCCTGGCGCCCCTTGCAGCCCTTCACAGTCTCTACCTGCACAACAACAGCCTTCGCACCCTGGAGCCAGGCACCTTTCACGCACAGTCGCGCCTGCTGGAGCTCGCACTCACAGGCAACCAGTTGCGAGGCCTGCGCCTGGGGGCTTTTgcaggcctggctcagctgcGCATCCTCTACCTGGCTGGCAACCAGCTGATGCAGCTGCTGGACTTCACCTTCCTGCATCTGCCG CGACTGCAGGAGCTGCACCTGCAGGAAAACAGCATTAAGCTGCTGGAGGACCAGGCCCTGGCCGGGCTCTCCTCACTGGCACTGCTGGACCTCAGTAGGAACCAGCTGGGCACCATCAGCCATGAGACCCTGCagcccctggccagcctgcaggTCCTACGCCTCACAG AGAACCCATGGCGCTGTGACTGCGCGCTGCACTGGCTGGGAGACTGGCTCAAGGAGGCGGGGCAGAGGTTGCTCGGCTCCAGGGACAGGAAGATCGTGTGCGCAGAGCCTCCACGCCTGGCCCTCCGGAGCCTCCTGGACGTCTCTGGCAGTAGCCTCATCTGCATCCCACCTGCTGTGCACGTTGAGCCGCTGGAGGTGACAGCCAACCTGGGTGAGAACCTGCGGGTTGCCTGCCAGGCTTCCGGCTACCCGCAGCCCCTGGTAACCTGGAGAAAGGTGGCCCAGCCTCGCGAGGGACAACCACGGGCCCAGGCCCCGCCAGAAGGCGGGGTGCCAGGCCCAGGCGGGCACGGAGCCTCCGACACGGGCAGCGGCATGCTCTTTCTCACCAACATCACCCTGGCCCACGCTGGCAAGTACGAGTGCGAGGCCTCTAACGCCGGCGGCGCCGCTCGGGTGCCCTTCCAGCTCCTGGTCAACGTGtcccagcagcagctgcagggggCGCCCCCGCCGGCGGCCGTGGGCCCCGCGCCCCTGCCCGAGGCGAGCAGCATGGCCTTCCGCGCCCTGGGGCTGGCCACGCAGACGGTGATCGCGGCGGCCATCGCGCTCCTGGCGCTGACGGCGATGCTGCTGGCGACCCTCATCTGTCGCCGGCGCCGGCGGCGGAAAAAGGCGCCCGGGCCGCCGGGGGAGGGCGCGCTGTTCGTCAACGACTACTCGGACGGGCCCTGCACCTCCGCGCAGCTGGAGGAGCTCCGCGGCGAGCGGGGCCACGAGATGTTCGTCATCGACCGCTCCAAGCCGCTCTTCGCCGAGGCCCCAGCACAGGGCGCGGCGCCCGGGCCGGCGCAGGGGTTCCCGCTGCAGCCTCCCGCCGCCTATGAGATCCACTGctga
- the LRRC24 gene encoding leucine-rich repeat-containing protein 24 isoform X2, protein MASGAPALLLLSLLCLPSLPPGSTSCPAACRCYSTTVECGALGLHVVPPGIPPGTQTLFLQDNSISCLELGILAPLAALHSLYLHNNSLRTLEPGTFHAQSRLLELALTGNQLRGLRLGAFAGLAQLRILYLAGNQLMQLLDFTFLHLPELHLQENSIKLLEDQALAGLSSLALLDLSRNQLGTISHETLQPLASLQVLRLTENPWRCDCALHWLGDWLKEAGQRLLGSRDRKIVCAEPPRLALRSLLDVSGSSLICIPPAVHVEPLEVTANLGENLRVACQASGYPQPLVTWRKVAQPREGQPRAQAPPEGGVPGPGGHGASDTGSGMLFLTNITLAHAGKYECEASNAGGAARVPFQLLVNVSQQQLQGAPPPAAVGPAPLPEASSMAFRALGLATQTVIAAAIALLALTAMLLATLICRRRRRRKKAPGPPGEGALFVNDYSDGPCTSAQLEELRGERGHEMFVIDRSKPLFAEAPAQGAAPGPAQGFPLQPPAAYEIHC, encoded by the exons ATGGCCTCCGGGGCCCCGGCACTGCTGCTGCTGTCGCTGCTCTGTCTGCCCAGTCTCCCGCCCGGATCCACCAGCTGCCCGGCTGCCTGCCGCTGCTACAGCACCACAGTGGAGTGTGGGGCCCTGGGGCTGCACGTTGTCCCGCCAGGAATCCCGCCTGGGACACAG acGCTGTTCCTGCAGGATAACAGCATCTCATGCCTGGAGCTGGGCATCCTGGCGCCCCTTGCAGCCCTTCACAGTCTCTACCTGCACAACAACAGCCTTCGCACCCTGGAGCCAGGCACCTTTCACGCACAGTCGCGCCTGCTGGAGCTCGCACTCACAGGCAACCAGTTGCGAGGCCTGCGCCTGGGGGCTTTTgcaggcctggctcagctgcGCATCCTCTACCTGGCTGGCAACCAGCTGATGCAGCTGCTGGACTTCACCTTCCTGCATCTGCCG GAGCTGCACCTGCAGGAAAACAGCATTAAGCTGCTGGAGGACCAGGCCCTGGCCGGGCTCTCCTCACTGGCACTGCTGGACCTCAGTAGGAACCAGCTGGGCACCATCAGCCATGAGACCCTGCagcccctggccagcctgcaggTCCTACGCCTCACAG AGAACCCATGGCGCTGTGACTGCGCGCTGCACTGGCTGGGAGACTGGCTCAAGGAGGCGGGGCAGAGGTTGCTCGGCTCCAGGGACAGGAAGATCGTGTGCGCAGAGCCTCCACGCCTGGCCCTCCGGAGCCTCCTGGACGTCTCTGGCAGTAGCCTCATCTGCATCCCACCTGCTGTGCACGTTGAGCCGCTGGAGGTGACAGCCAACCTGGGTGAGAACCTGCGGGTTGCCTGCCAGGCTTCCGGCTACCCGCAGCCCCTGGTAACCTGGAGAAAGGTGGCCCAGCCTCGCGAGGGACAACCACGGGCCCAGGCCCCGCCAGAAGGCGGGGTGCCAGGCCCAGGCGGGCACGGAGCCTCCGACACGGGCAGCGGCATGCTCTTTCTCACCAACATCACCCTGGCCCACGCTGGCAAGTACGAGTGCGAGGCCTCTAACGCCGGCGGCGCCGCTCGGGTGCCCTTCCAGCTCCTGGTCAACGTGtcccagcagcagctgcagggggCGCCCCCGCCGGCGGCCGTGGGCCCCGCGCCCCTGCCCGAGGCGAGCAGCATGGCCTTCCGCGCCCTGGGGCTGGCCACGCAGACGGTGATCGCGGCGGCCATCGCGCTCCTGGCGCTGACGGCGATGCTGCTGGCGACCCTCATCTGTCGCCGGCGCCGGCGGCGGAAAAAGGCGCCCGGGCCGCCGGGGGAGGGCGCGCTGTTCGTCAACGACTACTCGGACGGGCCCTGCACCTCCGCGCAGCTGGAGGAGCTCCGCGGCGAGCGGGGCCACGAGATGTTCGTCATCGACCGCTCCAAGCCGCTCTTCGCCGAGGCCCCAGCACAGGGCGCGGCGCCCGGGCCGGCGCAGGGGTTCCCGCTGCAGCCTCCCGCCGCCTATGAGATCCACTGctga
- the C17H8orf82 gene encoding UPF0598 protein C8orf82 homolog: protein MWPVCVRGALRAWALPLARASGARACSGAGGVAYTQGQSPSPRTREYFYYVDHQGQLFLDDSKMKNFITCFKDLQFLVTFFSRLRPNRSGRYEASFPFLSPCGRERNFLRCEDRPVVFTHLLAAGPGSPRLSYCGGGEALAVPFEPERLLPLATNGRLYHPAPERAGGVGLVRSALAFELSACFEYPPGASAVPSHVHWQGQRLPLTMDLAPLLLAAPQP from the exons ATGTGGCCTGTGTGCGTACGCGGGGCGctccgggcctgggccctgcccttggCGCGAGCCTCGGGGGCGCGGGcctgcagtggggctgggggcgTCGCCTACACTCAGGGCCAGAGCCCATCGCCCCGCACCCGCGAGTACTTTTACTACGTGGACCACCAGGGCCAG CTTTTCCTGGATGACTCCAAAATGAAGAACTTCATCACCTGTTTCAAAG ACCTGCAGTTCCTCGTCACCTTCTTCTCCCGTCTGAGGCCCAACCGCAGCGGGCGCTACGaggcctccttccccttcctctctccctgcggCAGAGAGCGCAACTTCCTGCGCTGCGAGGACCGGCCCGTAGTCTTTACGCATCTGCTGGCTGCAGGCCCCGGCTCCCCGCGCCTCTCCTACTGCGGCGGCGGCGAGGCGCTGGCTGTGCCCTTCGAGCCCGAGCGCCTGCTGCCCCTGGCCACCAACGGGCGCCTGTACCACCCCGCGCCGGAACGCGCAGGGGGCGTAGGTCTGGTGCGCTCGGCCCTGGCCTTCGAGCTCAGCGCCTGCTTCGAGTACCCGCCCGGTGCGTCCGCGGTGCCCTCCCACGTGCACTGGCAGGGCCAACGCCTCCCCCTCACCATGGACCTGGCCCCGCTGCTGCTCGCCGCCCCCCAGCCCTGA